One stretch of Sander lucioperca isolate FBNREF2018 chromosome 13, SLUC_FBN_1.2, whole genome shotgun sequence DNA includes these proteins:
- the LOC116064077 gene encoding collagen alpha-1(VIII) chain-like produces MKISVSFMLLLLLGTVSPSESTDCQKAFPQDIYAALREMTASLVQLKADMRFLQTQGQAQLKTEVDKLKQQQIEQAAQQKTEVDKLKKQLQVRQVAFSASLLPGVEPVTLGPFPTATTLIYKKVVTNIGNAYNSNTGMFTAPLRGAYHFEWHVSAHGDNGAHGSGAWLVKNNENGFMAWEFQATGLMTSSNSVVLLLEAGDVVFVRLPPKALVFDNDNDHTTFSGHLLFPM; encoded by the exons ATGAAGATCTCTGTGAGTTTtatgctgttgctgctgctcggCACAGTCTCCCCAAGTGAAAGTACCGATTGTCAGAAGGCTTTTCCTCAAGACATCTACGCTGCACTGAGAGAGATGACCGCCTCGTTGGTTCAACTGAAGGCTGACATGAGATTCCTGCAGACTCAAG GTCAAGCACAGCTGAAGACTGAAGTGGACAAACTGAAGCAACAACAGATAG AACAAGCAGCACAGCAGAAGACTGAAGTGGACAAGCTGAAGAAACAACTTCAAG tccgaCAGGTTGCATTCTCAGCCTCTCTGCTGCCTGGAGTTGAACCAGTAACTCTTGGACCCTTTCCCACAGCCACTACCCTGATCTACAAAAAAGTTGTTACCAACATCGGAAATGCCTACAACTCAAACACAG GTATGTTCACTGCCCCGCTGAGAGGAGCGTACCACTTTGAGTGGCATGTCAGTGCACACGGAGACAACGGCGCCCACGGTTCAGGGGCTTGGTTGGTCAAGAACAACGAGAATGGTTTCATGGCATGGGAATTTCAGGCGACCGGTTTAATGACTTCTTCTAATAGTGTTGTGCTGTTGCTGGAGGCGGGAGACGTCGTGTTTGTGCGTCTACCGCCTAAAGCTTTGGTGTTTGACAACGATAATGACCACACCACCTTCAGTGGTCATCTGCTGTTCCCCATGTAA